The Tigriopus californicus strain San Diego chromosome 5, Tcal_SD_v2.1, whole genome shotgun sequence genome includes a region encoding these proteins:
- the LOC131879983 gene encoding uncharacterized protein LOC131879983: MKIQSIVSLVVFFDLIGHQIQGTLAQTDLEVDVLKDSSIPQTIEAEAPMEEVVEKLPMWYDDLIPEITEMDILRFCLCILLLLVIIGMIYKRACELRIYYQLIEDFQIKPSDFNRNNLLDNVDEDYRPILSMINDVEFNGEDFENVVQMYRQACQNRMRRGNVTNHPRQPERSHG, encoded by the exons ATGAAGATCCAATCTATTGTCTCGTTGGTGGTCTTCTTCGACCTCATAGGTCACCAAATCCAAGGGACCTTAGCACAAACTGATCTCGAAGTGGACGTTCTCAAGGATTCTTCCATCCCTCAAACCATCGAGGCCGAAGCTCCCATGGAGGAAGTGGTTGAGAAGCTTCCCATGTGGTATGACGATTTAATACCCGAAATCACCGAGAT GGACATTCTTCGCTTTTGCTTGTGCATTCTGTTACTTCTTGTCATTATTGGAATGATCTACAAAAGGGCTTGCGAATTGCGCATATACTATCAACTAATTGaagattttcaaatcaagccaTCGGACTTCAACCGCAACAACCTCTTGGACAACGTCGATGAAGACTACCGCCCCATTCTGAGCATGATCAACGACGTCGAGTTCAATGGCGAGGACTTCGAGAATGTCGTCCAGATGTATCGGCAGGCCTGCCAAAACCGGATGAGAAGGGGTAACGTCACCAATCACCCCCGACAACCTGAACGATCTCACGgatga
- the LOC131879984 gene encoding uncharacterized protein LOC131879984 encodes MKIRIIFHLMALLYVIMCQTLQLKAAQRSLALNTPDNNSKLQDNEDEAILRKVIKVPFRSHDTILADLSDVNVICLIFCLVTSMSLCTLGYHCIRIVNVLSRLNAKYKVVPKTYLQAIRNIFDSPYEDYFVLDEDQTDISDEDYEIALRMHLEAVENLRW; translated from the exons ATGAAGATTCGaatcattttccatttgatggcTCTGCTGTACGTCATAATGTGCCAGACCCTTCAGCTCAAGGCTGCTCAACGTAGCCTTGCTTTGAACACGCCTGACAATAACTCCAAACTCCAGGATAACGAAGATGAAGCGATCCTACGAAAAGTCATTAAGGTCCCCTTCAGGTCCCATGACACTATTTTGGCAGACCTAAGCGATGT GAATGTGATTTGCCTCATCTTTTGCTTGGTGACATCCATGTCATTGTGCACGCTGGGTTACCATTGTATTCGGATCGTTAACGTCCTAAGCCGGCTAAACGCGAAGTATAAAGTGGTGCCAAAGACATATCTTCAAGCAATTAGAAACATCTTCGACAGCCCGTACGAAGACTATTTCGTCTTGGACGAGGACCAAACCGATATCAGTGATGAAGACTATGAAATCGCGTTGAGGATGCACCTTGAGGCTGTTGAAAATTTACGTTGGTGA
- the LOC131879980 gene encoding uncharacterized protein LOC131879980, whose translation MQSVLMILFLVAIWPCEGSPSTAEIFKRVKVSHQNLCNDLDEERKTCETDLFAKSFETSPYSCEFLLQVLNCSRPWLRNFCVEDPRLSQIQQRTYLIFKMKDQYPEFESCVPSSEKEGCVANQVMVEARNGTKDPLTGIELKKNFTGLALACNDRVTRVADNLSLYLEHAWNMSMFSQSLAVFFFGLVLFKRSAKMFEKKWSLKVTEDCMARKIVANAKKQDMDMRKSTLLFRDISVNS comes from the exons ATGCAGAGCGTGCTCATGATTTTGTTTCTCGTGGCTATTTGGCCTTGTGAAGGATCGCCTTCAACAGCGGAGATATTCAAGAGAGTGAAGGTCAGCCATCAGAACTTGTGTAATGACCTTGACGAGGAGCGGAAAACCTGCGAGACTGACCTCTTTGCCAAAAGCTTCGAGACGAGTCCCTATTCGTGCGAATTCCTCCTCCAAGTCTTAAATTGCTCCCGGCCTTGGCTAAGAAACTTTTGTGTGGAAGACCCGAGGCTCTCGCAAATCCAGCAACGAACCTATCTGATTTTCAAGATGAAGGACCAATACCCCGAGTTCGAGAGTTGCGTACCCAGTTCCGAGAAAGAAGGGTGTGTGGCGAATCAAGTAATGGTTGAGGCCAGGAATGGCACAAAAGATCCATTGACAGGTATCGAACTCAAGAAGAATTTCACCGGTTTGGCTCTGGCCTGCAACGATCGGGTGACTCGGGTCGCTGACAACTTGTCGCTCTACCTTGAGCATGCCTG gAACATGAGCATGTTCAGCCAATCCCTCGCGGTATTTTTCTTCGGCTTGGTCCTATTCAAACGTTCGGCTAAGATGTTCGAGAAGAAGTGGTCCTTGAAAGTCACGGAGGACTGCATGGCCCGGAAAATCGTGGCCAACGCAAAGAAACAAGACATGGATATGCGAAAATCAACCTTGCTCTTCCGAGACATTTCTGTGAACTCGTAA
- the LOC131879977 gene encoding uncharacterized protein C05D11.1-like: MWWVQPRLALLCVLLSFPICWGVPRPKPQDDGNAKETDIPSSTGGSGSTPGNASTFSLKDQWELINHMNVSGILPVLKYRSKRTGLVVIFAQAESPIVNGYFCLSTEARTNDGLPHTLEHLIFLGSEDYPYKEVLDLMANRCLASRTNAWTDTDHTCYTVYTAGSDGFLNIVPVYMDHILHPTLREQDFLTEVHHISGDGDDAGVVYSEMQGVENSPNNILYFATVKALYPGVSSYEIQTGGVLKNLRESTTIEKVRDYHRKYYQPKNLQLIITGSIDPEDIFQALDGVETKILSKDPYPELERPFQTDYPPLSENINKKIEYPSDEEESGKVAFAWRLPYNLVDNVQKLHALKILGSYLTSTSVSPMKKAFVDTPDPFGTDVDFDVYFNKDPAVSVDFENVPTEKMDLVEQRFWDTVNTILEDGPDKLDMERLRTLIRRKELSRIVKLENSPHLLVPTPAINAMLYGTSEEHLADFMNEGERNQTQYFLDQPGEFWLEMMNQTFSGPRVSILAYPSKELGLQMEQNETARLEKQREDLGEQGLIEAAKKVNDAVASQILPSREVLESVPVADVKKIKYRTLEYYNYTTEQQPKGFPLKDIPFKFHIDHIKSSFVKSYFFIDLQNVTDEDRPYMVLLTESWLQSPLKLDGQLVALEDVIGRRSENAISLFNDLGYRGSTFTPGAQSSMMMFYLETLMEKYEDGITLLRDSLFKVEFTEDRLLSLVNQILNGIPSIKLKASTMNDVIFDNIYFNNHSMIHHASLLRQQKFAEKILAELKSNSSQVIKKLFDLKNQIVQPKNVFVYMATNIDTLTETYGEKAVEAWTDFFDKDDFEFPSEDEIQAGPNFPSEWTYADPDPKLRHAITGIPGTESCYLKQGIDYPIHDWEQDEIAAVRVMLQYLTDQMYNLIRGKGLVYSISLSASVTEGRLRVKFHRSSQLIGAYKVYRDIIGNYSGQDAPWDPTVLESAVGSEIYSWAEREETLSELSQVSIKSILRNAGDPYYNRRFVTKIAAVTLDDVRKVAEKYLPDFLDPDKTHTSVVCGPSDVQSVTEDFKKYKIDLHVIEDIENSFVSA, from the exons ATGTGGTGGGTTCAACCGAGACTTGCTCTTCTGTGCGTACTACTCTCGTTTCCCATCTGCTGGGGAGTTCCAAGACCCAAGCCCCAAGACGATGGTAATGCCAAAGAGACCGATATCCCATCGAGCACAGGTGGATCAGGATCCACTCCTGGAAACGCATCCACCTTCTCCCTGAAGGACCAATGGGAACTGATCAACCATATGAACGTGAGTGGGATCCTGCCCGTACTCAAGTACAGGTCTAAACGGACTGGCCTCGTGGTCATCTTTGCCCAAGCGGAGTCGCCCATTGTCAATGGCTACTTTTGCCTCTCGACCGAGGCTCGAACCAACGATGGACTGCCACATACCTTGGAACATCTCATCTTCCTCGGCAG CGAGGACTACCCGTACAAAGAAGTTCTGGATCTCATGGCCAACCGGTGCTTGGCCAGTCGAACCAATGCTTGGACTGACACGGATCACACGTGTTACACGGTCTACACTGCGGGATCGGATGGCTTCCTGAATATCGTCCCCGTTTACATGGACCATATCCTTCATCCAACCCTTCGTGAACAGGATTTCCTCACCGAAGTTCATCATATTTCGGGCGATGGCGATGATGCCGGTGTGGTTTATTCGGAGATGCAG GGTGTGGAAAATAGTCCCAACAACATATTGTATTTTGCCACGGTCAAAGCACTCTATCCTGGCGTGAGCAGCTACGAAATACAAACGGGTGGAGTCTTGAAGAACCTTCGAGAAAGTACCACCATCGAGAAGGTTCGGGATTACCACCGGAAGTATTATCAGCCCAAGAACTTGCAATTGATCATCACCGGCAGCATTGATCCCGAAGATATCTTCCAAGCCTTGGATGGCGTGGAAACCAAGATTTTGAGCAAGGACCCTTACCCAGAACTAGAGCGACCTTTCCAAACCGATTACCCTCCCTTGAGTGAAAACATCAACAAGAAGATCGAATATCCTTCCGATGAAGAGGAGTCCGGCAAGGTGGCCTTTGCTTGGCGTCTACCTTATAACCTAGTGGACAATGTACAAAAGCTTCACGCCCTGAAGATTCTGGGATCCTATCTGACCTCGACCTCCGTCAGTCCCATGAAGAAGGCCTTTGTCGATACCCCTGACCCCTTTGGTACGGACGTGGATTTTGATGTCTACTTCAACAAGGATCCTGCCGTCAGTGTGGACTTTGAAAACGTACCCACTGAAAAGATGGACCTGGTTGAGCAGCGGTTTTGGGACACTGTCAACACAATCCTTGAAGATGGTCCCGACAAGCTTGACATGGAACGACTCCGCACATTGA TTCGCCGGAAGGAATTGTCTCGTATCGTCAAGTTAGAGAACAGTCCCCACTTGCTCGTCCCAACGCCAGCTATCAATGCCATGTTATATGGAACCTCCGAGGAACATTTGGCCGATTTTATGAACGAAGGGGAACGAAACCAGACTCAATACTTCTTGGATCAACCCGGAGAGTTTTGGCTGGAGATGATGAACCAGACCTTTTCCGGACCTCGAGTGTCAATTCTGGCCTACCCAAGCAAAGAGCTCGGccttcaaatggaacaaaacgaAACCGCCCGACTAGAAAAACAGAGAGAGGACCTCGGGGAACAAGGTTTGATTGAGGCTGCCAAGAAAGTGAACGATGCTGTGGCCAGTCAGATCTTACCTTCGCGAGAAGTTTTGGAATCTGTGCCAGTGGCAGatgtgaagaaaatcaaatatCGCACCCTCGAGTACTACAACTACACCACCGAACAGCAACCCAAGGGCTTCCCATTGAAGGACATCCCGTTCAAGTTCCACATCGATCATATCAAGTCTTCGTTTGTCAAGTCGTACTTTTTTATTGACCTGCAAAATGTCACCGATGAAGATCGTCCTTACATGGTTCTACTCACCGAGAGTTGGCTTCAGAGTCCATTGAAATTGGACGGGCAATTGGTGGCTTTGGAGGATGTGATTGGTCGACGGTCCGAGAACGCGATCAGTTTGTTTAATGATTTGGGATACAGAGGATCCACGTTCACTCCTGGAGCTCAGTCGTCCATGATGATGTTCTATCTGGAAACGCTCATGGAGAAATACGAGGACGGAATCACCCTCCTACGAGACAGCCTTTTTAAAGTGGAGTTCACCGAGGATCGTCTTCTCAGTCTCGTTAATCAGATCCTCAATGGGATCCCAAGCATCAAGTTGAAGGCGTCTACCATGAACGATGTGATCTTTGATAACATCTATTTCAACAATCATTCCATGATTCATCACGCCAGTCTGTTGAGACAACAAAAGTTCGCGGAGAAGATCTTGGCCGAACTCAAATCCAATTCTAGCCAAGTCATCAAGAAACTCTTCGATCTGAAAAACCAAATCGTCCAGCCCAAGAACGTCTTCGTCTACATGGCCACCAACATCGATACCCTCACCGAGACTTACGGCGAAAAGGCGGTTGAGGCTTGGACCGATTTCTTCGACAAGGACGACTTCGAATTCCCATCCGAGGACGAGATCCAAGCCGGACCCAATTTCCCATCCGAATGGACATATGCCGATCCCGATCCCAAGCTCCGCCACGCCATCACAg GAATCCCCGGGACCGAGTCGTGCTACCTGAAACAAGGCATCGACTATCCCATCCATGATTGGGAACAAGATGAAATTGCAGCCGTTCGCGTCATGCTTCAGTATCTCACCGACCAAATGTACAATCTCATTCGAGGCAAGGGTCTCGTCTACAGTATTTCACTCTCTGCCTCTGTCACGGAAGGACGCCTTCGCGTGAAATTCCACCGCTCCTCCCAACTCATCGGGGCCTACAAAGTGTACCGAGATATAATCGGCAATTATAGTGGCCAGGACGCACCTTGGGATCCCACCGTGTTGGAATCGGCGGTGGGCTCCGAAATTTACTCCTGGGCCGAAAGAGAAGAGACGCTCTCGGAGCTGTCTCAAGTGTCGATTAAGTCCATCTTGCGTAATGCCGGTGATCCGTATTATAATCGGCGTTTTGTGACCAAGATCGCAGCTGTCACCCTGGATGATGTGCGTAAAGTGGCCGAGAAATACCTGCCCGACTTCTTGGACCCCGACAAGACCCACACCTCCGTCGTTTGCGGGCCAAGCGACGTGCAATCGGTTACCGAAGATttcaagaaatacaaaatagaTCTTCACGTCATAGAAGACATTGAGAACAGTTTCGTCTCCGCTTAA
- the LOC131880584 gene encoding aldehyde dehydrogenase, dimeric NADP-preferring-like, translating into MGSDYKAVVDSARRTFDSGKTREKSWRIAQLQGLNRLLIENETLLCDALYRDLHKSRMESMGSEVDFVKNDIIGALRDLDEWMAPKPARKTLPTLLDSLMVVPEPYGVVLVIGAWNYPLNLTLTPLVGAISAGNSAILKPSELSPHTARALEQLIPKYLDNESIKVINGGIPETTSLLKQRFDYVFYTGSTQVGRIIRQSTNQFLTPCTLELGGKSPIYVDSTVDIKTTAKRLLWGKIVNVGQTCIAPDYLLCSKDIEKQLIAEFKPLLAQWFPKGAKASPDYGRIVTKNHFERLSKLVKSSSGKVVLGGEQDAAELFMGFTVLTDVSPKDAIMQEEIFGPILPIVNVNSAQEAVDFINGREKPLSLYLYSYDKKVQDLFISRTSSGGLTINECLLQLSIDSLPFGGVGNSGMGAYHGTASFETFSHGKSVLIRDLGWLGETLGSVRYPPYTTRNETVMKMLLKNRKLPSLGVLGYVGSFALGALATTWGMVSSFKDMWA; encoded by the exons ATGGGTTCAGATTACAAAGCAGTGGTCGACTCGGCGAGACGGACTTTCGATTCCGGTAAAACCAGGGAGAAATCTTGGCGCATTGCACAATTACAGGGTCTCAATCGACTTTTGATTGAGAATGAAACGCTTCTATGTGATGCTCTCTACAGAGATCTCCATAAATCTCGGATGGAGTCCATGGGATCCGAGGTGGATTTCGTGAAAAATGACATCATCGGAGCTCTTCG GGACCTGGACGAGTGGATGGCTCCAAAACCTGCCCGCAAAACGCTTCCAACTCTCTTGGACTCCTTAATGGTTGTTCCAGAACCTTACGGAGTGGTTCTGGTGATTGGAGCTTGGAACTACCCGTTGAACCTGACTCTAACACCCCTGGTTGGAGCCATTTCTGCGGGAAACTCGGCCATTTTGAAGCCCTCAGAGCTATCTCCACACACTGCTCGTGCCTTGGAACAACTCATTCCGAAATACTTAGACAACGAGTCGATCAAG GTTATCAATGGAGGCATTCCGGAGACCACTTCCCTTTTAAAACAACGTTTCGACTACGTATTTTACACCGGAAGCACACAAGTGGGAAGGATCATTCGACAGAGCACGAATCAGTTTTTGACCCCTTGTACTTTAGAGCTGGGCGGCAAAAGCCCAATCTATGTGGATAGTACGGTTGATATCAAGACCACCGCTAAGCGACTGCTTTGGGGGAAAATTGTGAATGTGGGACAAACCTGCATTGCTCCGGACTACTTGCTTTGCTCCAAAGATATCGAGAAGCAACTCATTGCCGAGTTCAAGCCTTTGCTGGCCCAGTGGTTCCCCAAAGGTGCCAAGGCCTCCCCTGACTATGGACGGATTGTgacaaaaaatcactttgagCGTCTGAGCAAACTCGTCAAGAGCTCTTCCGGCAAAGTGGTATTAG GGGGGGAACAAGATGCAGCTGAGCTGTTCATGGGCTTTACCGTCCTCACCGATGTCTCACCCAAGGACGCCATCATGCAGGAGGAGATTTTCGGACCCATTCTCCCCATAGTCAATGTCAATTCAGCTCAGGAAGCCGTGGACTTCATCAACGGACGTGAAAAGCCTCTTTCACTCTATTTGTATTCATATGATAAGAAGGTCCAAGACCTGTTCATTTCACGGACATCCAGTGGGGGATTGACCATCAACGAATGCCTATTGCAATTAAGCATCGACTCCCTTCCATTTGGGGGAGTGGGGAATAGTGGTATGGGCGCTTACCATGGCACG gctTCGTTTGAAACCTTTAGTCACGGCAAATCCGTGCTCATCCGGGATTTGGGATGGTTGGGCGAGACTTTGGGATCCGTGAGATATCCTCCGTACACAACTCGAAATGAGACCGTGATGAAAATGCTCTTGAAGAACCGAAAGTTGCCGTCCTTGGGCGTGCTCGGATATGTGGGTAGCTTTGCGCTCGGAGCTCTAGCTACCACGTGGGGCATGGTTTCGTCGTTCAAGGATATGTGGGCATAA
- the LOC131880585 gene encoding ceramide synthase 5-like, which yields MLQPIVRCFQEFSARFWDHTFWLPQGTTWADFENRPDFAQTHQLSIPVICALIALLGRVLLQCFVFQPLGRWIGLKDRLPRPQHHEGLEAVYQASKPKKMPSTSTLSELVGWSETDILQWFLERAKYDKPTRMDKFCESAWKSLVYVSLYGYGSYVLWDKPWFWNILECWHQYPHHSISNGIWMYYMAEMTYYWSLLISQFFDIKRSDFWEMFVHHIATILLLSLSWVCNFVRIGTLVMWVHDLSDVFLESAKMFRYAGREAIAHFCFYCFALSWMITRLGLLPTWILYSVVIEYVQILPIFGAHQVFSALLSCLLVLHLFWAYYIFKVAYLAFFNPDGVIEKDLRSDTESGDDEDSDSP from the coding sequence ATGCTACAACCTATTGTCAGATGTTTCCAAGAATTCTCCGCCCGATTCTGGGACCACACATTCTGGTTGCCCCAAGGAACCACTTGGGCGGACTTTGAAAACCGGCCAGACTTTGCCCAAACTCATCAGCTATCCATTCCTGTGATATGCGCTTTGATCGCTCTTTTGGGACGGGTGCTCCTTCAATGCTTTGTGTTCCAACCCTTGGGCCGTTGGATCGGGCTCAAGGACCGATTACCACGGCCCCAACATCATGAAGGACTTGAGGCCGTTTACCAGGCCTCCAAGCCCAAGAAGATGCCTTCCACTTCGACGCTCTCAGAGCTAGTCGGATGGTCCGAGACGGATATCCTCCAATGGTTTCTTGAGCGTGCTAAATATGACAAACCCACCCGGATGGACAAATTCTGTGAATCTGCCTGGAAATCCTTGGTGTACGTCAGTTTGTATGGCTACGGTAGTTATGTGCTATGGGACAAGCCATGGTTTTGGAACATCCTGGAATGCTGGCACCAATATCCACATCATAGCATCTCCAATGGAATATGGATGTACTACATGGCCGAAATGACCTATTATTGGAGCTTACTCATCTCGCAATTCTTCGACATTAAGCGTTCCGACTTCTGGGAGATGTTCGTACACCACATTGCCACTATTCTTCTCTTGAGCCTGTCTTGGGTGTGCAATTTTGTCCGTATTGGCACGCTCGTCATGTGGGTCCACGATTTATCGGACGTGTTCCTCGAATCGGCCAAGATGTTCCGTTATGCCGGCCGGGAAGCCATTGCCCATTTCTGTTTCTATTGCTTCGCCCTCTCCTGGATGATCACTCGATTGGGCCTCCTTCCAACTTGGATCTTGTACAGTGTTGTGATTGAGTATGTTCAAATCCTGCCCATCTTTGGCGCACATCAGGTCTTCAGTGCACTACTATCCTGTCTCTTAGTGCTCCATTTATTCTGGGCCTACTACATCTTTAAAGTCGCCTACTTGGCCTTCTTCAATCCAGATGGCGTCATCGAGAAAGACCTTCGGAGTGATACTGAAAGTGGCGACGACGAGGATAGTGACTCGCCCTAG
- the LOC131880643 gene encoding FMRFamide receptor-like codes for MSNLPLFEVIVHGFLICIVSIIGLLGNIICLAVLSKDAMRNSINCLLMGVAIIDLVLITSAGVLFSLPTLETFLVEHHGVSYGWLDLYRFTPLVYPMAMTAQTASVYLTVAIAFERYIVVCRPFLSRQVCTLGRSQRCVVAIIICSLLYNITRFFEYELVQDTVDWDGNTTLVYLRSSEMRENPLYVKIYINWMYMVFMYMLPFSILLFLNLRIGWELRRARLARIHMTSAQKNEEGCAIMLIIVVMIFMLFNAPAMVSNIIEAFGFEAVELTQVSNLLVVVNSSVNIFVYNIFSRKFRQICFGLLTCGRNPPLSRVPSGQDPGRNDPKTSLRRLAKLQTLNAHDVIARAQISTSSASKDNYVQSVSVETIGTGTQSYRGVLTRLSSYSI; via the coding sequence ATGTCCAATCTTCCTTTGTTTGAAGTGATAGTCCACGGATTTCTCATCTGCATTGTGAGCATTATTGGCTTGTTGGGCAACATCATTTGTTTGGCGGTGCTCAGCAAGGACGCCATGAGGAACAGTATCAACTGTCTCCTCATGGGCGTGGCCATCATTGATTTGGTCCTAATCACCTCAGCCGGGGTCCTCTTTAGTCTGCCAACCTTAGAGACGTTTCTCGTGGAGCACCACGGAGTCTCTTACGGTTGGCTTGATTTGTATCGCTTCACCCCCTTGGTTTATCCCATGGCCATGACAGCCCAAACTGCCTCAGTGTACTTGACCGTGGCCATTGCCTTTGAGAGATACATCGTTGTGTGTCGACCTTTCCTCTCCAGACAAGTGTGTACCTTGGGGCGGTCTCAACGATGCGTGGTGGCCATCATCATCTGTTCATTGCTTTACAACATCACTCGCTTCTTCGAGTATGAGCTTGTTCAAGATACTGTGGATTGGGACGGAAATACTACCTTGGTCTATCTGAGGAGCTCAGAGATGCGTGAGAATCCACTGTATGTGAAGATCTACATCAACTGGATGTACATGGTGTTTATGTACATGCTTCCATTCTCAATCTTGTTGTTCTTGAACCTCCGGATTGGATGGGAGCTGCGCCGAGCTCGTTTGGCCCGGATTCACATGACCAGTGCGCAGAAGAATGAGGAAGGGTGTGCCATCATGCTAATCATAGTGGTCATGATCTTCATGTTGTTTAATGCGCCCGCAATGGTGTCCAATATCATTGAAGCGTTTGGCTTCGAAGCAGTTGAGCTCACGCAGGTTTCAAATCTTCTTGTGGTGGTGAACTCATCAGTCAACATATTCGTGTATAACATTTTCAGTCGCAAATTCAGACAGATATGCTTCGGTTTGTTGACCTGTGGTAGGAATCCGCCTCTGTCACGCGTTCCTAGTGGACAAGATCCTGGGCGTAATGATCCTAAGACCAGTTTGCGGAGACTGGCCAAATTACAAACTTTGAATGCTCACGATGTGATTGCTCGTGCTCAAATCTCCACATCGAGTGCTTCCAAAGACAACTATGTTCAAAGTGTGAGTGTGGAGACCATAGGAACCGGAACTCAATCGTACCGTGGGGTATTAACACGATTAAGCTCGTACTCCATCTAG